Proteins encoded by one window of Bactrocera oleae isolate idBacOlea1 chromosome 4, idBacOlea1, whole genome shotgun sequence:
- the Lis-1 gene encoding lissencephaly-1 homolog isoform X3: protein MKMVLSQRQREELNQAIADYLGSSGYSESLDVFRKEADVSTENEKKFSGLLEKKWTSVIRLQKKVMELEAKLSEAEKEVIEGAPTKTKRSPGEWIPRPPEKFSLTGHRASITRVAFHPIFGLMVSSSEDATIKIWDFETGEYERTLKGHTDSVQDVAFDAQGKLLVSCSADLSIKLWDFQQSYECVKTMHGHDHNVSSVAFVPAGDYVISASRDKTIKMWEVATGYCVKTYTGHREWVRLVRVHLDGSIFASCSNDHSIRIWQTSTKDCKAELRDHDHTVECIAWAPDLSTTAINEGTGVDNRKGHHQGPFLASGSRDKTIKISIKLIPMLFPEA, encoded by the exons ATGAAAATGGTTTTGTCGCAGAGGCAGCGCGAGGAACT GAACCAAGCGATTGCCGATTACTTAGGCAGTAGCGGCTACTCTGAGTCCCTAGATGTATTCCGTAAAGAAGCCGACGTTTCTAcagaaaatgaaaagaaattcaGTGgacttttagaaaaaaaatggaCTTCAGTTATTCGATTGCAAAAAAAGGTTATGGAGTTAGAAGCGAAATTATCAGAAGCTGAGAAGGAGGTTATTGAGGGCGCTCCTACTAAAACAAAACGAAGCCCTGGCGAATGGATTCCACGTCCCCcggaaaaattttctttaactgGACATCGTGCAAGCATTACACGG GTGGCATTTCACCCAATTTTTGGATTGATGGTTTCATCATCGGAGGATGCTACTATAAAAATTTGGGATTTCGAAACTGGAGAATATGAACGTACTTTAAAAGGTCACACCGATTCTGTCCAAGACGTAGCATTTGACGCCCAAGGAAAGCTTTTGG tatcATGTAGCGCTGATTTATCCATTAAATTATGGGATTTTCAACAAAGTTACGAATGCGTAAAAACAATGCATGGACATGACCATAATGTTTCGTCTGTGGCGTTTGTGCCAGCTGGAGATTACGTAATTTCAGCATCACGAGACAAAACCATAAAGATGTGGGAAGTGGCCACGGG ATACTGTGTAAAAACATATACTGGCCATAGAGAATGGGTGCGTTTGGTTCGTGTACACCTTGATGGGAGTATATTTGCTTCTTGTTCAAATGATCACTCTATTCGCATTTGGCAAACGAGTACAAAGGATTGCAAG GCCGAACTTCGAGATCACGATCACACAGTTGAATGTATAGCTTGGGCACCGGATTTATCCACAACTGCTATAAATGAAGGTACTGGCGTTGATAATAGAAAAGGCCACCATCAAGGACCATTTTTGGCATCAGGATCTCGAGACAAAACTATAAAA